The Quercus robur chromosome 3, dhQueRobu3.1, whole genome shotgun sequence DNA segment AACTGATATTGTCCAAGATTTTGTGAAGCTATATTACatgtaaaaagtaaaagttataAATGCAAGTGAGGCTTCTCAAACAACTTTCAACAATTTTGTAAGATAAGTGTCAAGCAAACACAAATGTGACAGTAAAATTTACTAATTCACATGAGGAATTGTTGTTGATTACCTGAGGACCTTGTTCAATGCCCTCCTTGAATGGATCACCAATAGAACGCTTCAAAGCGCGCTGCTTTGCTTTCTCTACGAACTCATCATATATACTTTCATGTACAAATGTACGAGATCCAGCACAGCAGCATTGTCCCTTCAGATTGGAAAAAATCATGAtcaataaaatgaattttaactTCCTTGAGACCAATCATAGTATCAAAACAATCCTATGGACAAACCTGATTAAAGAACAAAGCAAAGTGGGCAAGCTCCACTGCCTTATCTATGTCAGCATCCTCACATACAATAAAGGCTGATTTCCCTCCGAGTTCCAAAGATACTGACTTCAGATTGCTTTTGGTTGCCAATTCATGAACAATTTTTCCTGTCTCTGTTGATCCAGTGAAAGCAAGCTGTGCATAGAAATTACTGAGAGTTTAGGAGGCATTCAAGCAATGACCAGTATATACAACATGAGAATGTGTTCTGGATTGTTAGAATCCCCCctaatcatttcaaaatttgatggAATACCAAAGAAATGTCACAATTGATTGCTAAACACCCTTACAGgaaatttttatctttcttgAGAGGCAAATTACATCTAATAGGAATGCAATATAAAAGATCTTAACCCCAAGGGTTCAGCTGAAGACCATGCCTCATGTAGTGGAGGTCACTGGTTCGAGTCTTCTCCATCTAACCCCTTAAGGCTAATAAATCACTTGAACCAAAAGAAATATTTAGACTACCTTATCCACATCCATATGACTGGCAAGAGCTGCACCAGCAGTTGGACCATAACCAGGGATCACATTTAGAACACCTGGAGGAAGTCCAGCCTGTCACAAAGATCATATGATCAGAATAAGTGATAAAGAGTGCAGCTTATGTGCAGAAAAGTTGAGTTTAGAGATAAAACCTCAATGtaaaaagaacaaaagtttATCTACCTCATGAAATAGCTTTGCTGCAAATAAAGCAGTCAATGGTGTCTGCTCTGCTGGTTTCATTACAAGGGTGTTGCCACATGCTAATGCAGGCCCGACCTTCCAAGCAAACATGGGGAGAGGAAAATTCCATGGAATAATCCCACCCGCAACGCCAATAGGTTCATGCAAGGTTTGCATATGGTATGGTCCGTCAGCTGGAACTGTGAGACCATGGATCTTATCCGCCCACCCTAAAATTTTCACATATAGAAAATCTTAGAAAACTTACAAAAATCAACAGAATTTAACGaacaatcaaaatatataatgcTGAAGATGAACCGTATCTATAGATTTACCAGCATAGTATCTCATCAGGCGTATATAAATTTGAACTTCTGTAACAGCCTGTTGATATGGCTTCCCATTGTCCCAAGTCTCAAGCACTGCAAGTTCATCATTGTGCTGCTCAAGCAAATCCGCATAGCGCAAAACTATTTTTTGCCTTTCCTGgatattgtttaaaattttttatttaaaaacaaaaaaaatcaattatatggATTGTAGACTGTTTTTTTTGTTCTACATCAAATAAAAGGTGAAAAATAGGAAGCACAATAAGGAATAGTTACATAAGCAGTCATCTTTGGCCATGGCCCTTCATCAAATGCCTTGCGAGCAGCAGCAACTGCTCGATTTATATCTTCAGCATCACCTTCAGCAACATTGGCAATCACTTCCCCTGTCCTGGGATCCAATGTCTGAAAAGTTTTCCCTGACACCAAATGTATACATCAGAATAATAAGAATATGATGTGTCTGAGGATACCATATTACCTAAAGTTTGAGGTTAAAAATATAGTGATTTATGGtatgatttaaatatatatatatatatatatagtaaattgTACATACAttcaattgtttttcttttcttttcttttttttttttcttttctttttttaatttgcaaaCTTATCTTATGGAATGATGAAGTACCATTTGGGTCCAAACTCATCTACATTACCTGATGCTGCGTCGACAAATTTCCCATCAATAAAAAGCTGGGTATATTTTACTGTAACCGATGGCTTAATGGGAACCTCAGACATTCTTTTGCTCAAGCTAGTGGCAGTCTTACCTGACAAGGAAATAACATTCAACCAATAAAAAAGCATtattacaaaacccaaaacaaaggAACAATAGAACATTTCTAAATTCCCaagttcatttatttttaaaattcgaTCTCTTGTTTTTGCTAAAAGCATTGTAACCTAACTCACATATTCTGGTGATTTTAATGATGGTTGCAAAATTCAAATACCCctccccaactattgaattataaaattgaaaaacaaaaaaacttattcAACGTGCTTTTGTCCATTTAGTATATAGTATATATGTATAATGTGATTTTCAATATACAAAACCTTAACCAGAACTTAaatcttaaccaaaaaaacatagaatatcacaatcaaacaattacAATAAGACACTCACACTTGATTCTCTTTCCCTGTGTGATAGCTTGATACAAAACTCAAGTTGCTATGTGTTTACGTGTGTGTCAATGTGTTTATATACTAGCAGTTGGGCACAAATGAATGGTTCTAGATGATTTCGACAACCGTATCTTGTCTAATAATAGTACATACTATCTAGATGTACTACtatttatctccaaaaaaaaaaaagatgagaagtGTGACGCATCAAAAACGCCAAAATAATtgaaacacattttttaaaaaataagcattaactatttatattaattttattaaagaattATCAAAAGTTGAACCCACCGTGGGTTTCTGtatattattatcatatcttttttggctgaaaattttatttatttattatgtttgttttttacaTAGATTGTAGCATtgtagtattattattatgaataatgctagacatacaaaattaatattttgtaaaaatgttataaaatagtttatgactATAGTATTactctattattattaaatagttatggataaataaataagataataaattaACGAGAAAAGGCTAATCCAAACAACATGGACAATATTTTTACTACTAATATAAAACACTTATAAATAGAGCTAATTAATGTGACTAATACCAGTTTAACAAGAGATAATAAATAGGtgtttgaattattattttatataattaatacttatataataaaatttatgacATCCATAAAtcttaagtatttttttttttaatttgcaatataaaaaatttaaattgtaaattatgaTAAACCTATATGTGAGGTGGTAAACTAATTTGAGAATATTATGAATCTTGATTGTGCTAATAAAAGGACTATTTGATTAGTCAGCCAACTCAGTGCTAAGACCGATTATCTAGACGTCAATGGTGGGGATCAGTGTGAAGGTTGTGATAATAGTTTCACTAAACTCATGTGGAATTTTGTGCCGGGTATGGTTTTTCCTACTTTAAAGGTTTGTTTTAACAGTGCTTGgattcttcttaaaaaaaaaaaaaaacaaaacaaaataaaaacaaaaacacaatacTTGGATAAAATGGGAGTATGCATCACATCGTAATTAGTGGGTTTTggttaagactttttttttttttttttttttttgtgtggacagAAAAGCGGTAGGGTTTTGGATAAGACTTAAGAGTAGATTTATGGACAATTACCCTATTCCTATCCAAATTATATGATGAATAccaaatattttagtaatttctAACTTAGAGCTTtgactttctcaaaaaagaaaaaaaaaagtaatttagaGCTTTGACTTATTATACCGGTTTTTTGCATGCAAAGAATAGGCAATGAATTCacttctttctccaaaaaaaaaaaaaaaaaaaaaaaatcacttgttTCACTTTTCGGtaattagaaattaaattatattgttgCTACTATAATGTCTCAATTCAATtaggataaaaagaaaaaaaaaaagcttttattAACGAGAGCCAAACGATTTTTTGTTAAGATTACAAAGTTTatctacaaaattagttgtagtcttaggctataaccttacttaataaaataaatattatttcatattttgaaaatctaaccagaattgcatgttctttacactcttgatacacatgtcaaattttgtgtcaatcggatattatttactatataatctataagtttatattttatgcataattttaaactacaaaaacttgtaatttaaaaaattttattgatgacataactattaatctttaattttctagaaattttgcaaacatagagaatataaaaagaatatgtaatccaatggtggatttgttaaaatttacaatcaataaaaagatattaagtaaggttataaccttaagctacaaccaataaggttataaccaattttgtaactaaactttgtcctttataaaataaaactagtaATTGTCTCATGcattgcaatattttttttaataattttttttcatttattattgttgttattgttgttgatgCATAAAAACTCGTATGCAAATAtagttatttaaaattattgtgtagAATTAATAATGGTAAATAACTAAAAGATAACTATAATCAaggattatttttaaaaaaacttataatcAAGAAAAGCAGAATGGCTTGAGAAAATTACATGTGCTATCATTGCATTCATCCTCATATTtctcatttcaaaattaattacatACTAGTTAAATTCCCGTGACATGCACAATTTTGATCATAAATTtatgggataattacactttacccacttgtggtttgcctctaatttgaCTTGCTTACCTGTGAtttcaattttgacactttacccacctgtgattccCACCATTACTGTgtcgtaacccacctctccttCAGCCGTTACTCTAACGCATAATATGTCAAAAAGAATCTAATTCATGTTCATGCTAACAGAAGAGTGGATCCAATACTAAGATGACTTCTTTCCCAGGAAGTGCAGCAAGTACTTTAGGAATTTTGGGATATCATGCCCCACGAGTGAGTTGCCAAGTGCCCCCTAGGAGGGCAGTCTACCACAAGATCGAATTGGAGCCTAAAGCCAAACCCCCTTATACTTAGACTGGGGCTGGGTTTAGAagatgccccccccccccccccccccaaactaGCATCTATTAGCTAATTCATACCTGTATCATAGACGGCAATTCGTTCTCTTCCCTTTAGCAGTCTAAGGTAAGCGGTAGCATTCCCCTAATCGGTCTAGTCCATAGTAATAGAAGCAATCAGTACGATTATCTTTTTACAATTCTCTTTCCTTTAACATAACAATATACTTGTTGTGTAATATTTTCTTTCCGAAGGTGGGGTTAAGGCAGCAAGCATAGGTGCTTCGGTTTCCGGTAGCAAGTAATCAGGTATGTGTAAAGCAAATCCGTCCTGTCCTGGTAGGCGCAGGAGATCAAGCAAAGCATGATGGTCTTCAGTCTAGTATTCTAATAGATCAAAACACTCCTCACTCTCCAAACTCACTCTCATCCAACCCAACTTGCTCACCAAACAAAGATCCTACAAAATGCAATGCACTTCGCTTGAGATAACTAGGTTTTGATCGTGCATGCAAACCGAGCCAAGGAAGAAGGAGACACAGTTGCTCCTCTATTCAACTGTTGTAGGTAGATCAGAATCACCTAAGATCCTACAATGCAATGCGCTTCGCTTGAGATAACTGGGTTTTGATCATGCATGCAAATCGAGCTGAGGAAGACGGAGACACAGTTGCTCCTCTGTTCAGTGGTTACAGATAGATCAGGATTATTactctttaatttttgaaaccTGGGGTTttaaattgggttttaaaattCTTTCTTCCAAATTGGGTTTTTGCTTAACCATGGAACTGGTAGTGCTTGTTAAAAAACTATGTTTCAATTTCATCAAACTGGGTTTTTGCTTGCTATGTTTCAATGTAAGGAAGTACAAGCTTTTTGTTCTATTAAACATATATACTCTGATTTTCAAACCAAATGTGACGAAAATTTTTGTTCCAATTACATCCATTTTGAGTAACCAGCAAAGGAATATGcttgtcataaatttttttttttttttttttaaaaaaagaaaagaaaaaaaaagggcaatgtAGACAGGTTCAATTCTAAGCTATGCTTTCTCatgaaattgggtttttgcTTGCATTCTTCAATGTGGAGCTACTGGACCATAGGATTAGGCTTCCTTCATCAATGTGGGGCTCCATCGATTATTGCTTTTCATGATTTTGCAATGGTATTAATTATTGCTTTTCTGCTTTCTCTTTCCATGGGTTTGTCTCccaaaaacagaacaaaaacttttaataatattGTCTGTTTCTGTGTTGTGCTTTATGTGGACCACAAGACCACATGAAACTTTTCCACATGCAAGCTCATCTCATACTTTATTCTATTGTATTTTATATGCAGATGGCTTACTTGACATTTAATTTTGAGATTCATCATGGTGGCCAATTTTTGTGGAACCCAGATTTGGTATATTTAGAAGGTAGTACTTCTTTTATTGATGAGGTTGACCTAGATaaacttagttattttgaaatacAAGATATTTATTCTGATTTGGGGGCATTTAGTACAAGTAGATTTCATTATCTTATTCCTGGAGGTAATTTGGAGCAAGGGTTAAGGCTTATAAATGTAGATGATGATATAGCTTATATGTGTAGGATCCATGCTGCATGGCCTACAGATAAGATAACACTATATGTTGAGGGTGGTGAGGAGCCATTTGCAGTTGAACAACCATTTACTAATGAGGAAGTAacaaatgatgatgatgtgcATAAGGCACCTCagaatgatgatgatgtgcATGAGGTGGGTCagaatgatgatgatgtggaTGATATGCATAAAATGCATGAGGGAGGTAATGTGGATGCTGTAGGAGGTGGTGGACAAGATTTTGATTGGTTGAAGGATGGGTTTGAGGGGCCAGATTTTGATGATGATATATTTGGAAATGTAGATGATGGGTCATCTACACATGATGGAGTTAGTGTCAATGCAGCAGCTCCACATAGGCCCTCTAAGGATCTACTTGTGTATGCAGCCCCACATAGGACTACTATAGCTGACAATGTCCTACCTCTTGAAGAGGGTGAATGGATTAACCCATCTCTTAAAGATGACATGGAAAGTCTAGTAGGGTCTGATGATGATCAGCCAACACCAACTGCTGCAAAAGAATCTGAGTTTAATGTCCAAACTAACATGAGAAAACCATAGTTAAAGAAAGGAATGAAGTTTTCAAACTCTAAGGTATTTAGGGAGACATTGAGGGAATATGCTATAAAAAAGCCAGTAAATATCAAGTTCAAGCtgaatgagaagaagaatataTCAGTTTATTGCATAAATGAATGTGGATGGAGGTGTTATACATCTCAACTATCTGGGAAGTTGACATtccaaataaaaacattcaatcCAGAGTGCACCTGCCCTAGATCCTTCAAACAAAGCCAAGTGATTGCAAGTTATGTTGCAAAGAAGTTTATGCAGGAGTTTGACAAAAATCCCAATTAGAAAGTGGCTGGTATTCAACATCATGTGAAGTAAGCACTTGAAGTTGACATAAGTTACAATCAAGTGTATAGGGCAAAAAGGAAATCTACTGACTTGATTACTGGGGATGAACAACTGCAATATGGAAAGCTTAGGGATTATGCAGAGATGataaaattgaatgataaaGGAAGTAGGGTTATTCTGCAAAATTATACTAAAGAATATTTGCACAAAAACAACACTTTCCATTTCAGAAGATAGATACAATAGTTAGGTACTTTGTATTTCAATTACCCAATCACATTTCAACATCCCCCCAAGCATCATGGCAGATTAAGGTTTATCACCCTTACATTGTTGTTCACTGAggcaaaacacaacaacaacattacaaaaatgaaaaataatcatGACAAAACTAGTGCCACCTTAtacaatctctcactctctctaaccCTCTTAAGTTTCTCCCTAGCTTCTACATAAAGCTCATGAGTTTCTCTTTCCCTCCGGTTAGATCTTTCTTCCATTTCCCTAGTTGTCATTTCTCTTTGATTTGCAAGCTGCAATTTATTCTCAAGCATACTTATCCTTTCACGGTCACTCTTACAAGTTTCGTTATCCACCCACTAAAAGAAGCCACATTTAGAACCAACCTGATCATTACAATTATAACAATTAATTTCACAGTTCACAATTAATCACAACTAATAActcaattcaattcaaataCAACAATGTAATGTTTCTTACATTAAATTGACTACAACCGAGGAATCTTCTTCCATAGTTACCAGCTTTTCGACTTGTTCATAGGGCACAATTCTCATGGGTACATAAATGACTATCTTCGGCATCGTAGAAACCACTAGTTGTAGAGTCATTGCCAGTTGATAAAGacataacaaaaatttgttacaaGCTTATAGACCAACAAATCTGTTACAAGTGGCATAGTTCAAATTTTTAGCATGTATGATAGCATAAACCATTGTTAACACTTATCAAATTAAGTAAGATAAACTCACATTGAAATCCTGCATTAATGCATTGCAAACAAGCACCTTTGTAAGAAACACCAAAATTCCAAGAAAGAAGCAATCAGAGATTGACAATTTGACCACTTAGTGTTGCCAGCTAGCTTTAATTTGTGGTTTTGTATGTGTAATATTTTGTGGACTGATAGCTTTCACCAATGTAGATTACCAAGCTTTAAGAAGTCTGTCTACATTTTCATGACTCCTGAATTTGTCAGTTTGTTATTATGCTCTTTATCAGTAATGCTACAATATAAGTTGTTTCAAATGTTAGTTAATTGTGACAAACTTTCTTTTGTAACAGTTGATGGATATCAATGAAAGTCTTGTTTATGTTCTTCTCAATCCCTCAATTAATCATGCTCAAAAGGATCTTCCAGTCACTATTTACGAAAGTGGTACGTAACCTGCATCATTACCTCATAGAAGGAAGGATAATCCCAACTAAAATGGCAAAGGTATTAACTTTAACTAAAGCAAGTTCCCTCACAGTATAAGTACAAGATAAAGAGACATAGGGTCATGCAACCCTAGATTGAtgaataccaaaaaaaaacatagatttgCATTTAAATCGTCCTTGCAATAACCCAAtttcgaaattttttttaaaaaccctaggTTTCAAAAAAACAGATGAACAGAGCATATGAACAAAGCATATGAaagtaaaaaaccaaaacttgaaGCTCGCCCAAGCAACAGATGAACCCaaaatcaagagaaaacaaacagatcaaatacaaaaaaatcaaaaatataattattgcaCAATGAACTCACCCAAGCAACAAATGAACCCAGAATCAAAGGTCCTTCTTCCTCAGGTTACTTGCACGATCAAAGCCCAGATGGTACTTGGTCTACAATCTCAAGCACATTGCATTGTAGCATCTGGATCTTCGTTTGGTGAGCAAGTTGGGTTGGATAGGAGTGAGGAGTGTTTTGAACTGTTTGGCCTTTTGTTTTTGGCGTAttatgtgttagagtaacggcgAAAGGAGAGGTGGGTTATGGCATAGTAACGGTGGGAATCACAAGTGAGTAAAGTATCAAAAttgaaaccacgggtaggcaagtCAAATTAGAAGCAAACCACATGtgagtaaagtgtaattatccctcaatttataaaacataattttttttgaaaaaaatacttACTATATTTCATTTTGCAAATAGCTATAATTTATTTACTCTTGTGGTCAATCTACATTCCGCCTTTGCACTCGAAGGCCAATCTCCTCTActtcaattggtttttttttttttttttttttcatgaaaacaattttacaaagatcttattgattattataaaaaaatcaataagattttttcaatgacaaaaaaaataaataaataaataagagttattttctttatttttttactttattcttTTCCTTAGACTTTATACCTCCATAATTCTCATCTAACATATCAAATTCTCATAGGAATTGTTCATGTAATAGAATTGCAATATAATGAGATGATTGTATATCTAATGGAGCTGTAATATACCTAGTGTTATAAGTGGGTTTTGTtacccaaataataataaaggacgttaaaaatagtttttacttttgagagaacattttattattgaataatcatttctttaattatatttattagaTACTATAATTCAATTTAATCAAATCATACTAAAAATCTCATTAAATACATATCTTTAAAAAGCTTATAATTATTGACTTAGCTAAGACTTAATGTGGTGTATTTAAATGTTTGAATTTGGTAAAGgatcttaaaataaataagtggcacttttatttttttgggtaaaggttaataatttgtatttattataatttggaaatatatattttttattttcaaaaaaataaaaatgataaactttagagacAATCagtaactataatttttttttttttttttttttttgaacatgtATTTGAAAGTAGCATAGTGATATAGAGAAAAGTTTGGGtaggaaaaataagatgaacgtgaggactgtataatttctcgaatgaagaaattataaggtcctcATGGTAGACAAGTGATGTGATCTACCATTCTACTAAAAGACTCCCACCTCTTTAAAATTGCtgaggtgaaatttttttttaaataaaaattgattactgactctacaattttaaacaagtgggagtcttttagtggaatggtagaCAAGTGATGTGATCCACCATGAGGACTGTATAATTTCTTGAACGTGAGAGAAAAgaaggctaaattttaggagttctcttagtttttaattttttaaattggaggtgttttacttttattcaaatgaaaaaagaataaaaaatgctaaattttagggaataaaaagatcctaaattttaggagttctttttttgaatccaaaataaaatttgttatatgaCATTTATGACCCTATTTTTAAGATAAGCTACCTTTCATTAATAagagtattttttaattacataaaaGTCCAGTTCAAATAGGgaaatctttttatatatagtatagatatatatagatattaaagCATAAACTTTTGTGCCTAATCCatgtagcaaaataataaagaatgcATCTACTGAAAGACCATTTATGTACATGTAAGATGTAATCATATTTTAGAGACCATATATTTGTCGTACATTAAAAACTAACCTTTTTCAATTGACACCATATATTTACAATGTCACGCCCCGTCCCTATGTGCACGATATTGTCCTCTTTAGGCGGCTCAAAGGCTCTCTTAGGAAAATGCCTCATGCACATCAAGGGAGGGCACCCCTTATGAACCAGGTTTTGGACACTCACTTAAGCAATGTGGGACTCTTGGCACCCAATGCCTCACCCACACCCTTAGAGGAGAGCCATCCTCGGCTTTGATACCATCTATCATACCCCGCCCTCATGTGCACGATATTGTCCTCTCTGGGCAGCCCGAAGGCTCTCTTAGTCCCTTAAGGTTTTGTTCTTGCCACGTGACACCAAGCCTCGTGGGAAAAGGCCTCATGCACATCAAGGGAGGGCACCCCTTATGAACCAAGTTCTGGACATTCACTTAAGCGATGTGGGAATCTTGGCACCCAGTGCCTCACCCACACCGTCAAAGGAGAGCCGTTATCggctttgataccatttgtCACACCCCACCCCCATGTGCATAATATTGTCCTATTTGGGCGGCCCGAAGGCTCTCTTAGTCCCTCAAGGTTTTGTTCTTCCCACGTGACACCAAGTCTCGTGGGAAAAGGCCTCATGCACATCAAGGGAGGGCACCCCTTATGAACTAGGCTCTAGACACTCACTGAAGCGATGTGGGACTCTTGGCACCCGGGGCCTCACCCACACCCTCAGAGGAGAGCCGTTCTCAGCTCTTTGAGGCACTGGGTGCCAAGAGTCCTACATTGCTTAAGTGAGTGTCCAGAACCTGGTTCACAAGGAATGCCCTCCCTTGATGTGCATGAGGCCTTTTCCCATGAGGCTTGGTATCATGTGGGAAGAACAAAACCTTGAGGGACTAAGAGAGCCTTTAGGCGcccaaagaggacaatatcGTGCACATGGGAGTGAGGTGTGACAGATGGTATCAAAGCCAAGGATGGCTCTCTTCTGAGGGTGTAGGTGAGGCACTAGGTGCCAATAGTCCCACATTGCTTAAGTGAGTGTCCAGAGCTTGGTTCATAAGGGGTGCCCTCCCTTGATGTGTATGAGGCCTTTTTCCACGTGGCTTGGTGTCACGTGGGAAGAACAAAACCTTGAGGGACTAAGAGAGCCTTCGGGCTGTCCAAAAAGGACAATATCGTGCACATGGGGGCGAGGCGTGACAGATAGTACATTAAAAGCTAACCTTTTCAATCGACTAAGGGTGTGAGTCATGTCATTGTAACcacttttttagatttttggtATCCCAAAACTTCAAAATCTTAGAATGGACaccatagaa contains these protein-coding regions:
- the LOC126718539 gene encoding benzaldehyde dehydrogenase, mitochondrial-like translates to MSEVPIKPSVTVKYTQLFIDGKFVDAASGKTFQTLDPRTGEVIANVAEGDAEDINRAVAAARKAFDEGPWPKMTAYERQKIVLRYADLLEQHNDELAVLETWDNGKPYQQAVTEVQIYIRLMRYYAGWADKIHGLTVPADGPYHMQTLHEPIGVAGGIIPWNFPLPMFAWKVGPALACGNTLVMKPAEQTPLTALFAAKLFHEAGLPPGVLNVIPGYGPTAGAALASHMDVDKLAFTGSTETGKIVHELATKSNLKSVSLELGGKSAFIVCEDADIDKAVELAHFALFFNQGQCCCAGSRTFVHESIYDEFVEKAKQRALKRSIGDPFKEGIEQGPQIDTEQFNKILKYIKSGVECGATLESGGERHGDKGYYIKPTVFSNVKDDMLIAKDEIFGPVQTILKFKDLDEVIRRANDSQYGLAAGIFSQNVDTINTLTRALRVGTVWVNCYNVYDAALPFGGYKMSGHGREKGMNSLEHYLQVKSVCIPLVNPAWL